A section of the Anabaena cylindrica PCC 7122 genome encodes:
- a CDS encoding alpha-amylase: MSQMNGTMMQYFHWYIDPDLILWNDVKNKAQEIANAGFTALWLPPAYKGMSGGYDVGYGVYDMYDLGEFNQKGTTRTKYGDRTQYLDAIKTIQQHGLQVYADTVLNHRMGGDGKEVVKATPFSQDDRLNPKGWQRDINAYTHFTFPGRQGKHSDFQWHWWHFDAVDYDDYSKERNTIYLLDGKRFDDYVALEKGNFAYLMGCDLDFQNQKVRDEVTHWGEWYLETTGVNGFRIDAVKHISAWFFPQWLDHLKGYAGKDLFMVGEYWYNDINTLHWYLNAVGGKMSLFDVPLHYNFHYASKAGGNYDMRRILDGTLMQQRPTHAVTFVENHDSQPLQALEAPVEPWFKPLAYALILLRAEGYPCVFYGDYYGAEYEDWGKDGNRYKIFLPSHRWLIDKFLYARQNFAYGSQYDYFDHPNVIGWTRLGDGEHPKALAVIMSDGSGGSKWMEVGKPNTKFYDLTEHIKQPVYTNEWGWAEFHCQGGSVSVWIQE, translated from the coding sequence ATGTCCCAAATGAACGGCACAATGATGCAATATTTCCACTGGTATATCGACCCCGATTTAATCCTGTGGAATGATGTAAAAAACAAAGCTCAAGAAATAGCTAATGCAGGTTTTACCGCTTTGTGGCTACCACCAGCCTATAAAGGAATGTCGGGCGGTTATGATGTGGGATATGGCGTATATGATATGTACGACTTGGGCGAATTTAATCAAAAAGGGACAACTCGCACCAAATATGGCGATCGCACACAGTATCTAGATGCCATTAAAACAATTCAGCAACATGGGTTACAAGTCTATGCAGATACTGTCCTCAATCACAGAATGGGAGGAGATGGAAAAGAAGTAGTTAAAGCTACTCCATTCTCACAAGACGATCGTCTAAATCCTAAAGGTTGGCAACGGGATATCAATGCTTACACCCATTTCACCTTTCCTGGTCGTCAAGGTAAACATTCTGACTTCCAATGGCATTGGTGGCACTTTGATGCTGTAGATTACGATGATTATAGTAAAGAGCGAAATACTATCTATTTGTTAGATGGTAAAAGATTTGATGATTATGTGGCTTTAGAAAAAGGTAACTTTGCTTACCTCATGGGATGTGATCTGGACTTTCAAAACCAGAAAGTCAGAGACGAGGTAACTCACTGGGGTGAATGGTATCTTGAGACTACGGGAGTTAATGGTTTCCGTATTGATGCCGTAAAACATATTTCTGCTTGGTTCTTTCCCCAATGGTTGGATCACCTCAAGGGATATGCTGGCAAAGATTTATTTATGGTGGGTGAATATTGGTATAACGACATCAACACACTGCATTGGTATCTGAATGCTGTTGGGGGCAAAATGTCCTTGTTTGATGTTCCCCTACACTACAATTTCCACTATGCCAGTAAAGCTGGTGGTAACTATGATATGCGACGCATTCTTGATGGGACATTAATGCAGCAACGCCCAACTCATGCTGTTACTTTTGTTGAAAACCACGATTCCCAACCATTACAGGCTTTAGAAGCACCTGTTGAACCTTGGTTTAAACCCTTGGCTTATGCCCTGATTCTCCTGCGTGCAGAAGGCTATCCTTGTGTATTTTATGGTGACTATTATGGTGCAGAATATGAAGATTGGGGAAAAGACGGCAACCGATACAAGATTTTTCTGCCTTCTCACCGTTGGTTAATTGACAAATTCCTCTATGCCCGTCAGAATTTTGCCTATGGTTCACAGTATGACTACTTTGATCACCCGAATGTGATTGGGTGGACAAGACTAGGAGATGGAGAACACCCCAAAGCTTTGGCTGTAATTATGAGTGATGGATCTGGTGGTAGTAAATGGATGGAAGTTGGTAAACCTAACACCAAGTTTTACGATCTGACAGAACATATTAAGCAGCCAGTTTATACTAATGAATGGGGTTGGGCTGAGTTTCATTGTCAAGGTGGCTCAGTTTCGGTCTGGATTCAAGAATAA
- a CDS encoding DUF6888 family protein, translated as MMYFIPVHTALVFMYPHPNIPTQEQALKFFLVCVDLSNLLLTIELVRLDARTNQIYILASKDIEILIYPNGYVRIL; from the coding sequence ATGATGTATTTCATTCCAGTGCATACCGCTTTAGTATTTATGTATCCTCATCCCAATATTCCTACTCAAGAGCAAGCTTTGAAATTTTTCTTGGTTTGCGTTGATTTGAGTAATTTACTATTGACAATAGAGTTAGTTAGATTAGATGCAAGAACAAATCAAATCTACATTTTGGCAAGTAAAGACATCGAAATATTGATTTACCCTAACGGTTACGTGAGGATATTATGA
- a CDS encoding DUF6887 family protein: protein MTNIHFTSMNREQLREYVKTHPEDQAAFYTYMDRLQTEPGIDISSIEQFDQVIEEKLESIDIKDAENVLKEALQVGFTSLEELKKRLG, encoded by the coding sequence ATGACAAATATTCACTTTACTAGCATGAACAGAGAACAACTTCGGGAATATGTCAAAACACATCCAGAAGACCAAGCTGCTTTTTACACATATATGGATAGACTACAAACAGAACCAGGAATTGATATAAGTTCTATAGAGCAGTTCGACCAAGTAATTGAAGAAAAGCTAGAGAGTATTGATATTAAAGATGCTGAGAATGTCCTCAAAGAAGCTTTACAAGTTGGTTTCACATCTTTAGAAGAATTGAAAAAGAGGTTAGGATAG
- a CDS encoding type II toxin-antitoxin system RelE family toxin, producing the protein MTYHVQIAPATVEQITKLDSELQQQVVMKLEELALNPLLAEAQKLKSQENLYVIRLGKYRIVYQLQNELGQVMVLKVA; encoded by the coding sequence GTGACCTACCACGTACAAATAGCACCTGCAACTGTAGAACAAATTACAAAATTGGATTCTGAACTTCAGCAACAAGTTGTCATGAAGCTAGAAGAATTAGCGTTAAACCCACTTCTAGCTGAAGCACAAAAGTTAAAAAGCCAAGAGAACTTGTATGTAATTCGTTTGGGTAAGTATCGTATTGTTTATCAACTGCAAAACGAACTTGGTCAGGTTATGGTACTAAAAGTTGCTTAA
- a CDS encoding aromatic ring-hydroxylating oxygenase subunit alpha yields the protein MIDNNNLLLRNLWYYALPSYLLKPGKMVARIFLGEPVLLIRSQDGQVSAVRDICPHRAVPLSCGRFNGQEVECCYHGWRFDPAGHCVSIPSLLPEQDTDLSRFDVQSYPIHETQGNIWIYMTDGDKSQPSASEMDVPVVPGFAEQLPQLVEVMRFPCFIDHAVTGLMDPAHSPYVHRVWWWRSGELHEEVKQFDPSPYGFTVRRHKLSDNMENMSRLYWLVGGGIPEVEISFRLPGVRIEEITFGKHRLCNLTAVTPISDTETEVTFVLYGMPTWLNIFKPLIHVLARKFLDQDRTVVEKQQIGLKYDPVLRLIKDSDMQAQWYYQLKREFARATSEKREFVNPVKSLLLRWLA from the coding sequence GTGATAGATAACAACAACCTTTTATTACGTAATCTTTGGTACTATGCACTACCTAGTTATCTCCTGAAACCAGGTAAAATGGTGGCTCGGATTTTCTTGGGAGAACCAGTACTACTGATTAGAAGCCAAGATGGTCAGGTTTCTGCTGTGAGGGATATTTGCCCTCATCGCGCTGTACCCTTGAGTTGTGGTCGATTCAATGGACAAGAAGTAGAATGCTGTTACCACGGTTGGCGTTTTGATCCTGCTGGACATTGTGTCTCAATTCCATCTTTATTGCCAGAGCAGGATACGGACTTGAGCCGCTTCGATGTGCAATCATATCCAATTCATGAGACTCAAGGCAATATTTGGATATACATGACAGATGGGGATAAATCTCAACCCAGCGCTTCAGAAATGGATGTTCCAGTAGTTCCAGGTTTTGCTGAACAACTCCCTCAACTAGTTGAGGTGATGAGATTTCCTTGTTTTATTGATCATGCGGTGACAGGTTTAATGGACCCTGCTCATTCTCCTTATGTACATCGGGTATGGTGGTGGAGAAGCGGGGAATTGCATGAAGAAGTCAAACAATTTGATCCTTCACCTTACGGGTTTACAGTCCGACGACATAAGTTGTCAGACAATATGGAGAATATGAGCCGATTATATTGGTTAGTCGGTGGTGGTATTCCCGAAGTAGAAATTTCTTTTCGTTTACCAGGTGTGAGAATAGAAGAGATAACCTTTGGTAAACATCGACTTTGTAATTTGACAGCGGTTACACCAATTTCTGATACAGAAACAGAGGTAACTTTTGTCCTTTATGGAATGCCTACTTGGTTAAATATATTCAAACCTTTGATTCATGTATTAGCACGAAAATTTCTCGACCAAGACCGAACAGTAGTAGAAAAACAGCAAATTGGACTCAAATATGATCCAGTTCTACGATTAATTAAAGATTCAGATATGCAAGCACAATGGTACTACCAGTTAAAACGGGAATTTGCTCGCGCAACGTCTGAAAAACGGGAATTTGTCAATCCTGTTAAGAGTCTGTTACTACGATGGCTTGCTTGA
- the argF gene encoding ornithine carbamoyltransferase produces the protein MAELIGRDLLGLADLNSTELQELLQLATQLKSQKLQLQCNKVLGLLFSKASTRTRVSFTVAMYQLGGQVIDLNPNVTQVSRGEPLQDTARVLDRYLDIFAIRTFAQKDLETFASYAKSPVINALTDLEHPCQILADLLTIQECFGDLSGLTLTYVGDGNNVANSLMLGCALVGMNVRVAFPSGYAPDAKIVEKARAIADNKTEVVLTHDPEAAAKGASVLYTDVWASMGQEAEADNRFPIFQPYQISQELLSLADPAAIVLHCLPAHRGEEITEEVIEGSQSKVWDQAENRLHAQKALLASILGAK, from the coding sequence ATGGCAGAATTGATCGGACGAGATTTATTAGGTCTGGCGGATCTTAATTCCACAGAACTGCAAGAACTTCTGCAATTGGCAACTCAACTCAAGTCACAAAAGTTACAGTTGCAGTGTAATAAAGTTCTGGGGTTATTATTCTCCAAAGCCTCAACTCGCACACGAGTTAGTTTTACGGTAGCTATGTACCAACTGGGTGGACAGGTAATTGATCTTAATCCCAATGTAACTCAAGTGAGTCGTGGGGAGCCTCTTCAGGATACGGCAAGGGTGTTAGATCGTTATTTGGATATTTTTGCAATTCGTACTTTCGCCCAGAAAGATTTGGAAACTTTTGCCAGCTATGCCAAAAGTCCTGTAATTAATGCGCTAACAGATTTAGAACACCCCTGCCAGATTTTAGCCGATTTATTGACCATTCAAGAATGTTTTGGTGATTTATCTGGTCTAACTTTGACTTACGTGGGTGATGGGAATAATGTCGCTAATTCCCTTATGCTGGGTTGTGCTTTGGTGGGAATGAATGTGCGGGTGGCTTTTCCTTCGGGATATGCTCCAGATGCCAAAATTGTAGAAAAAGCTAGGGCAATAGCTGATAATAAAACTGAAGTTGTTCTCACCCATGACCCAGAAGCAGCAGCTAAAGGTGCATCTGTACTTTACACTGATGTTTGGGCAAGTATGGGACAAGAGGCAGAAGCTGATAATCGGTTTCCTATTTTCCAGCCTTATCAAATTTCTCAAGAATTATTGAGTCTTGCAGATCCAGCCGCTATTGTTCTACACTGTTTACCAGCACATCGAGGTGAAGAAATTACCGAAGAAGTAATCGAAGGTTCTCAATCAAAGGTTTGGGATCAGGCAGAAAATAGATTACACGCTCAAAAAGCTCTACTAGCCAGTATTTTAGGGGCTAAATGA
- the lexA gene encoding transcriptional repressor LexA — MERLTEAQQELYEWLTEYIRMNEHSPSIRQMMQGMNLKSPAPIQSRLEHLRNKGYIEWKEGKARTIRVLRPVKLGVPILGTIAAGGLIEPFTDAVEHLDLANLSLPPQSYALRVTGDSMIDDLIADGDVVFLRPVAEPNQLKNGTIVAARVEGHGTTLKRFYRHDDLVTLKPANSKYKPMEIPAMQVQVQGSLIGIWRNYN, encoded by the coding sequence ATGGAAAGACTAACAGAAGCTCAACAAGAATTATACGAATGGTTGACAGAATATATCAGAATGAATGAGCATTCGCCTTCTATTCGTCAAATGATGCAAGGAATGAACTTGAAATCACCTGCACCGATTCAAAGCCGTTTAGAGCATTTACGCAACAAGGGATATATCGAGTGGAAGGAAGGTAAGGCGCGAACTATTCGGGTTTTGCGTCCTGTGAAGCTAGGTGTGCCAATTTTGGGGACTATTGCTGCTGGTGGTTTAATTGAACCTTTTACGGATGCTGTAGAGCATTTAGACTTGGCTAATTTATCTTTACCTCCCCAAAGTTATGCTTTGCGGGTGACTGGAGATAGCATGATTGATGATTTAATTGCTGATGGGGATGTGGTGTTTTTGCGTCCGGTAGCAGAACCAAATCAGTTAAAAAATGGCACTATTGTGGCTGCTAGAGTTGAAGGACACGGTACAACTTTAAAACGTTTTTATCGTCATGATGATCTTGTGACTCTCAAACCAGCAAATTCTAAGTATAAACCGATGGAAATACCTGCGATGCAAGTACAAGTGCAAGGTTCTCTGATTGGTATTTGGCGAAACTATAACTGA
- a CDS encoding DNA phosphorothioation system restriction enzyme gives MYITRKPVQKLPFFSLKLPFVGEKKGIYQVKQPLPGCPKMPLSLQLRGYQREAITSWFANNGRGTLKMATGSGKTITALSIVFELYQQIGLQVLVVVCPYRHLVSQWARECEKFNLIPILAFENLRSWQSQLSTQIYNLRSGSQGFVTVITTNSTLISDGFQSQVKYFPAKTLIIGDEAHNLGSPKLEESLPRKVGLRLALSATPERYFDDGGTQSLLDYFGAVLQPEFSLEDAIAQGALVHYLYYPVLVELTEAESIAYLKLTKKIGRSLQYRERDHGDVGDFENNEDIKSLLMQRARLIGAAENKLTALRELMATRKDTSHTLFYCSDGSPETGQRSSLRQLKAVSKILGVDLGYKVSTYTAHTSLQERETLRCQFESGELQGLVAIRCLDEGVDIPAIQTAVILSSSGNPRQFIQRRGRVLRPHPGKDRATIFDMIVLPPDLDRETIEVERNLLKKELRRFVEFADLADNAGQARMKLLALQKRYGLLDI, from the coding sequence ATGTATATAACGCGAAAACCAGTGCAGAAATTGCCTTTTTTCTCTCTCAAGTTACCTTTTGTGGGGGAGAAGAAAGGCATTTATCAAGTTAAGCAACCTTTACCAGGATGTCCAAAAATGCCGTTATCTCTGCAACTGCGGGGATATCAGCGTGAAGCTATTACTAGTTGGTTTGCTAATAATGGCAGAGGGACGCTAAAGATGGCTACTGGTAGTGGTAAGACTATTACTGCATTGTCTATTGTTTTTGAGTTATATCAGCAGATTGGTTTACAAGTTTTGGTGGTGGTATGTCCCTATCGTCATCTTGTGAGTCAATGGGCGAGAGAATGTGAGAAATTTAACTTAATTCCAATTTTAGCTTTCGAGAATTTACGTAGTTGGCAAAGTCAATTATCAACACAAATTTATAATCTGCGTTCTGGTTCTCAAGGTTTTGTGACGGTGATTACCACTAACTCGACTTTAATTAGTGATGGTTTTCAGTCGCAAGTTAAATATTTTCCAGCGAAGACTTTAATTATTGGTGATGAAGCGCATAATTTAGGTTCACCCAAGTTAGAAGAAAGTTTACCCCGGAAGGTGGGTTTGCGTCTAGCTTTATCGGCGACACCGGAACGGTATTTTGATGACGGAGGTACACAATCTTTATTAGATTATTTCGGTGCTGTTCTCCAACCTGAGTTTAGTTTAGAGGATGCGATCGCACAAGGAGCTTTGGTACACTATCTTTATTACCCGGTTTTGGTGGAGTTAACAGAGGCTGAAAGTATAGCCTATCTTAAGTTAACAAAAAAAATTGGGCGTTCTCTTCAGTATCGAGAAAGAGATCATGGTGATGTTGGAGATTTTGAAAACAACGAAGATATCAAATCTTTATTAATGCAACGTGCTAGGTTAATTGGTGCAGCAGAAAATAAATTAACAGCTTTGCGGGAATTAATGGCAACTCGCAAAGATACAAGCCATACTTTATTTTATTGTAGTGATGGTTCTCCAGAAACCGGACAGCGTTCATCTCTGCGTCAACTCAAAGCTGTTTCTAAGATTTTGGGTGTAGACTTGGGTTACAAAGTCAGCACCTACACCGCACACACTTCTTTACAGGAAAGAGAAACTTTACGCTGTCAATTTGAAAGTGGAGAATTGCAAGGTTTAGTGGCGATTCGTTGTTTAGATGAAGGTGTAGATATTCCTGCAATTCAAACTGCGGTGATTTTATCAAGTTCTGGCAATCCTCGTCAATTTATTCAACGTCGAGGAAGAGTTTTACGTCCTCATCCTGGTAAGGATAGAGCGACGATTTTTGATATGATTGTTTTACCTCCAGATTTGGATAGAGAAACTATTGAAGTGGAACGGAATTTGTTAAAAAAGGAATTACGGCGTTTTGTTGAATTTGCTGATTTAGCAGATAATGCTGGACAAGCTAGGATGAAGTTATTGGCTTTGCAAAAACGATATGGGTTGTTGGATATTTGA
- a CDS encoding GxxExxY protein, with amino-acid sequence MKREEGRMRELGDDVEGLAYGVIGAAIEVHRVLGAGFLERVYQEALFCEFRLRGIPCKPKYLVSINYKGHPIGEGELDFLVGDILVVELKAVEKLAPIHEAQVISYLKTTNNRLGLLINFNVPILKEGIKRVILSS; translated from the coding sequence ATGAAGAGAGAAGAGGGAAGAATGAGGGAGTTGGGTGATGATGTGGAGGGGTTAGCTTATGGGGTGATTGGTGCGGCTATTGAGGTGCATAGGGTGTTGGGAGCGGGGTTTTTGGAGAGGGTTTATCAGGAGGCTTTGTTTTGTGAATTTCGTTTGCGGGGGATACCTTGTAAACCTAAATATTTAGTATCAATCAATTATAAAGGTCATCCTATTGGTGAGGGTGAATTAGATTTTTTAGTTGGTGATATTTTAGTAGTTGAATTAAAAGCTGTAGAAAAACTAGCTCCCATTCACGAAGCTCAAGTTATCTCATATTTAAAAACAACAAATAACCGCCTCGGACTCCTCATTAACTTTAACGTCCCCATCCTCAAAGAAGGAATTAAACGAGTCATCCTCTCATCCTAA
- a CDS encoding AAA family ATPase: MKLTSIKLCNFRSFYGKTPEITLAGGDVRNTTMIYGSNGAGKTSLLNAFTWVLYEKFSAAFASTEKLVNKRAIAESQPGDPVECSVEVGWEHESNRYRATRSCRVYKNESDFIEAGKTQLKIQVAGDDGKWYFPLQQAEEIITQILPASLHQYFFFDGERIEEIVRSDNKAEIAEAIRTFLGVEVIELSIKHLKDTKKTLETELKNIGDAETKQLLTQQEKLELEIETINNSQIEIKLELEHQQIFKKEVSNKLRELSAIKELQERKQNLESQRDKYREELKKTREALKKAISARGYTVLLSETTAKFREIFTDLKQRGELTAGISQEFVKDLLNTGRCICGADLREGTHTHFHVKNLMKKAGSSTVEETAIRMSAQVDEIDKQALAFWEEADREQARIKQLKENLSQVELELDGIQEQLRKDPNEEISGLQKRLDGIEAKIDELNREQGANQQELSHLKTDIDALIKQISKQKQNEEKQSLAQRRISATQDAIERLSEVKNRQENQFRLQLEQRVQEIFSDMSFTPYIPKISEKYELSLVENTTGIEAPVAASTGENQILSLSFIASIIDKVRDWSEKRKMMMVPDSSTFPIVMDSPFGSLDANSRRHIAQTIPKLANQLIVLVTQTQWRVEVEEEIADKIGKEYVLVYYSSKPNCQQDDIQLGRERYSLVRQSLNGFEYTEIIEVERD; the protein is encoded by the coding sequence ATGAAGCTAACCTCCATTAAATTATGTAATTTTCGCTCATTTTATGGAAAAACACCAGAAATTACTTTAGCTGGTGGAGACGTTCGCAATACTACCATGATTTATGGGAGTAACGGCGCAGGTAAAACCAGTTTATTGAATGCCTTTACCTGGGTATTATATGAAAAATTCAGTGCTGCATTTGCTTCCACAGAAAAGTTAGTCAATAAAAGAGCGATCGCAGAATCTCAACCAGGAGATCCTGTAGAATGTTCCGTAGAAGTAGGTTGGGAACATGAAAGCAACCGTTACCGTGCAACTCGTTCTTGTCGGGTTTATAAAAATGAAAGTGATTTTATTGAAGCTGGTAAAACCCAGTTAAAAATCCAAGTTGCTGGAGATGACGGTAAATGGTATTTTCCCCTTCAGCAAGCCGAAGAAATCATCACCCAGATTTTACCCGCAAGTTTACATCAATATTTTTTCTTTGACGGTGAACGCATTGAAGAAATAGTCCGTTCTGATAATAAAGCAGAAATCGCAGAAGCAATTAGAACTTTTTTGGGTGTAGAAGTAATTGAACTTTCCATCAAACACCTGAAAGATACTAAAAAGACTTTAGAAACTGAACTAAAAAACATTGGTGATGCAGAAACTAAACAGTTATTAACTCAGCAAGAAAAGCTAGAATTGGAAATTGAAACCATCAACAACAGTCAAATTGAAATCAAGCTGGAATTAGAACATCAACAAATATTCAAAAAAGAAGTCAGTAATAAATTACGCGAACTAAGTGCTATTAAAGAATTACAAGAAAGAAAGCAAAACTTAGAATCTCAAAGAGACAAATATCGAGAAGAACTTAAGAAAACAAGAGAAGCTTTAAAAAAAGCTATTTCTGCACGGGGTTATACAGTTTTGTTATCAGAAACTACAGCTAAGTTTCGGGAAATATTCACAGATTTAAAACAACGTGGTGAATTAACAGCAGGAATTTCCCAAGAATTTGTCAAGGATTTACTCAATACCGGACGCTGTATTTGTGGTGCTGATTTAAGAGAAGGAACTCATACTCATTTTCATGTTAAAAACTTAATGAAAAAAGCAGGTTCTTCGACAGTAGAAGAGACCGCAATTAGAATGAGCGCACAAGTTGATGAAATTGATAAACAAGCACTTGCTTTTTGGGAAGAAGCGGATAGAGAACAAGCACGAATTAAGCAGTTAAAGGAAAACCTTTCTCAAGTTGAACTGGAATTAGATGGTATTCAAGAACAACTGCGAAAAGATCCCAATGAAGAAATTAGCGGTTTACAAAAACGATTAGATGGAATTGAAGCGAAAATTGATGAATTAAATCGAGAACAAGGTGCAAATCAACAGGAACTCTCTCACCTCAAAACCGATATTGATGCTTTAATCAAACAAATATCTAAGCAAAAACAAAATGAGGAAAAACAATCTTTAGCACAGCGTCGCATTAGCGCTACCCAAGATGCAATTGAACGTTTATCGGAAGTAAAAAACCGTCAAGAAAACCAGTTTCGTCTGCAATTAGAACAGCGAGTACAAGAAATTTTCTCAGATATGTCTTTTACTCCCTACATTCCCAAAATTAGCGAAAAATATGAATTGAGTTTAGTCGAAAATACCACGGGAATAGAAGCACCAGTCGCAGCTTCAACGGGAGAAAATCAAATTCTTAGCTTATCTTTTATCGCTAGTATTATAGACAAAGTGCGAGACTGGAGTGAAAAGCGGAAAATGATGATGGTTCCTGATAGTAGCACTTTTCCCATTGTCATGGATTCTCCTTTTGGGAGTTTAGATGCTAATTCCCGCCGTCACATTGCTCAAACTATTCCTAAATTAGCAAATCAGTTAATTGTCTTAGTGACTCAAACCCAATGGAGGGTAGAAGTTGAGGAGGAAATTGCTGATAAAATTGGTAAAGAATATGTGTTGGTTTATTATTCTTCTAAACCTAATTGTCAGCAAGATGATATTCAGTTGGGTAGAGAAAGATATTCTTTGGTAAGACAGAGTTTGAATGGTTTTGAATATACTGAAATTATTGAGGTTGAACGAGATTAG
- a CDS encoding Uma2 family endonuclease, translating into MVVSSLSLVTDTWVSVSWDEFIEITNHPDYQQGRFYYYQNYMRIEMSPVGSIHGNNNNVVANVVNFYATLKNIKIKGWVNTSFRRTNEGECQPDLAFYIGDKVTFPPLNNSPVNINELAAPTLVVEIAASSVNDDLGFKRLLYERLGVKEYWVMGANNNDIIAFEISDGGSKRIEESKVLPGLQIATVKEAIQRSLTQDDGEVNRWLLGIFS; encoded by the coding sequence ATGGTTGTTAGTTCTTTAAGTTTGGTGACGGATACGTGGGTAAGTGTGAGTTGGGATGAGTTTATAGAAATTACTAATCATCCTGATTATCAGCAAGGAAGATTTTATTATTATCAAAATTACATGAGGATAGAAATGTCACCTGTTGGTTCAATTCATGGAAACAATAATAATGTTGTTGCAAATGTTGTGAATTTTTATGCAACATTGAAAAATATTAAAATTAAAGGCTGGGTAAATACCAGTTTTCGCAGAACAAATGAAGGGGAATGTCAACCTGATTTGGCTTTTTATATTGGGGATAAGGTAACATTTCCACCTTTGAATAATTCTCCTGTGAATATTAATGAGTTAGCAGCACCGACTTTAGTGGTAGAAATTGCTGCTTCTTCTGTAAATGATGATTTAGGGTTTAAAAGGTTACTTTATGAAAGATTGGGTGTAAAGGAATATTGGGTGATGGGTGCTAATAATAATGATATTATTGCTTTTGAAATATCTGATGGTGGAAGTAAAAGAATTGAGGAATCTAAGGTTTTACCAGGGTTACAAATAGCTACTGTTAAGGAAGCTATTCAACGTAGTCTAACTCAAGATGATGGTGAAGTTAATCGTTGGTTATTGGGAATTTTTAGTTAA